A DNA window from Kitasatospora atroaurantiaca contains the following coding sequences:
- a CDS encoding restriction endonuclease has protein sequence MARRRSSGVLGILAEAQRQQQRQQEAQRRAAVAAQRQYERAQRDAQRAAAQGEKEALRAYQQGREADAARRTAELDDRVAELQGILATGLRGRPFSLADLQEPVRLAPFDPGPLGTPVPMPDPAWYRIPPLTGAQALNPMARRQYDEQAAHAQARFEYDWRAAQAADQQRLQRLGEYRAQYDSWAAEQQRLAGEYTGQAARLAAGGVTEFFETALFWRTDWPEEFPKDGTLAWDEGARQLVVDWQLPDFEVVPPLSRIRYVKTDDRDVDVARPATKSRELYREVLAQCALRVLAELFRADAEQRLDSVALNGYAAAVNPATGREEQRYLVSVMVERADFLAVDLERVEAVSCLVDGLGGRLSARPDKSEAVRTERLADEVGAHREDASEDEPDLFEMDPIAFEELIAELFRARGLRTRTTARSGDEGVDVLAEDPDPVTGGQIVIQAKRYRHTVPPTAVRDLDATMVRQGAKLGILVTTSGFGPGSRRWVEGKPLTLIDGPTLVGLLKEHGLRGRLGGPAVPSPQAPAVSLSPGENAVIPAADLTEVSVRFSSTGAEADLTLLLLTADGVVRSDEDFVFYHQPSAANGSVTLHPKESTAGRSSERATLRVPALPAAVDRIAVSVNMDSDSGASCADLREAGLEVRGAAGSAWAFSPPADPAISAMLVAELYRHREVWKLRAVGQGWADGLAGLARAHGVDVA, from the coding sequence GTGGCACGGCGTCGCAGCTCCGGAGTACTGGGAATCCTGGCGGAGGCGCAGCGTCAGCAGCAACGCCAACAGGAGGCGCAGCGACGGGCCGCCGTCGCCGCGCAGCGCCAGTACGAGCGGGCCCAGCGCGACGCGCAGCGGGCGGCCGCCCAGGGCGAGAAGGAGGCCCTGCGGGCCTACCAGCAGGGGCGGGAGGCCGATGCCGCCCGGCGGACGGCCGAACTGGACGACCGGGTCGCCGAGTTGCAGGGCATCCTGGCCACCGGGCTGCGCGGGCGGCCGTTCAGCCTCGCGGACCTGCAGGAGCCCGTCCGCCTGGCGCCCTTCGACCCCGGCCCCCTCGGCACACCCGTCCCGATGCCGGACCCGGCCTGGTACCGGATACCGCCCCTGACCGGGGCGCAGGCGCTCAACCCCATGGCCCGCCGCCAGTACGACGAGCAGGCGGCCCACGCCCAGGCGCGGTTCGAGTACGACTGGCGCGCGGCCCAGGCCGCCGACCAGCAGCGCCTGCAGCGGCTCGGCGAGTACCGGGCGCAGTACGACTCCTGGGCCGCGGAGCAGCAGCGCCTCGCCGGTGAGTACACCGGCCAGGCCGCCAGGCTCGCGGCGGGCGGGGTCACCGAGTTCTTCGAGACGGCGCTGTTCTGGCGTACGGACTGGCCGGAGGAGTTCCCGAAGGACGGGACACTGGCCTGGGACGAGGGAGCCCGCCAGCTCGTCGTCGACTGGCAGTTGCCCGACTTCGAGGTGGTGCCGCCGCTCTCCCGGATCCGGTACGTGAAGACCGACGACCGCGACGTGGACGTCGCCCGCCCGGCCACCAAGAGCCGGGAGCTGTACCGCGAGGTGCTCGCCCAGTGCGCGCTCCGGGTGCTCGCCGAGCTGTTCCGCGCGGACGCCGAGCAGCGTCTCGACTCGGTGGCCCTCAACGGCTATGCGGCGGCGGTCAACCCGGCCACCGGGCGGGAGGAGCAGCGCTACCTCGTCTCGGTCATGGTCGAGCGAGCCGACTTCCTCGCGGTCGACCTGGAGCGGGTGGAGGCCGTCAGCTGCCTGGTGGACGGCCTGGGCGGGCGGCTCTCCGCCCGGCCCGACAAGTCCGAAGCGGTGCGGACCGAGCGGCTCGCGGACGAGGTCGGGGCCCACCGCGAGGATGCCTCGGAGGACGAGCCCGACCTGTTCGAGATGGACCCGATCGCCTTCGAGGAGCTCATCGCCGAGCTGTTCCGAGCGCGCGGGCTGCGGACCAGGACCACCGCCCGCAGCGGGGACGAAGGCGTGGACGTCCTGGCCGAGGACCCCGATCCGGTCACCGGCGGCCAGATCGTCATCCAGGCCAAGCGCTACCGGCACACCGTGCCGCCCACGGCGGTCCGCGACCTCGATGCCACGATGGTCCGCCAGGGTGCCAAGTTGGGCATCCTGGTGACCACCTCGGGCTTCGGGCCGGGCTCGCGCCGCTGGGTCGAGGGCAAGCCGCTGACCCTGATCGACGGCCCGACGCTGGTCGGCCTGCTCAAGGAGCACGGGCTGCGCGGACGGCTCGGCGGGCCCGCCGTACCGTCCCCCCAGGCGCCGGCGGTGTCGCTGTCACCCGGCGAGAACGCGGTCATCCCCGCCGCCGACCTCACCGAGGTGTCCGTCCGCTTCAGCTCCACCGGGGCGGAGGCCGACCTCACCCTGCTGCTGCTCACCGCCGACGGTGTGGTCCGCAGCGACGAGGACTTCGTCTTCTACCACCAGCCGAGTGCGGCGAACGGCAGCGTGACGCTGCATCCGAAGGAGAGCACCGCGGGCCGCTCCTCGGAGCGGGCGACGCTACGCGTCCCGGCGCTCCCGGCGGCCGTGGACCGCATCGCCGTCTCGGTCAACATGGACTCCGACTCGGGGGCCAGCTGCGCCGACCTGCGCGAGGCCGGCCTGGAGGTACGCGGAGCCGCCGGCTCGGCCTGGGCCTTCAGCCCGCCGGCCGATCCGGCGATCTCGGCCATGCTGGTCGCCGAGCTCTACCGGCACCGCGAGGTCTGGAAGCTGCGCGCCGTCGGCCAGGGCTGGGCCGACGGCCTGGCGGGCCTGGCCCGCGCCCACGGGGTGGACGTCGCCTGA
- the msrB gene encoding peptide-methionine (R)-S-oxide reductase MsrB, which yields MSYEIEKTDAEWRAELSPEEYHVLREAGTERPFVGEYTDTKTVGVYSCRACGYELFSSETKFDSHCGWPSYYAPLAEDRVEYIEDTTLGMRRVEVRCARCGGHLGHVFEGEGYGTPTDQRYCINSISLTLKPAE from the coding sequence GTGAGCTACGAGATCGAGAAGACCGACGCCGAGTGGCGCGCCGAGCTCAGCCCCGAGGAGTACCACGTGCTCCGCGAGGCCGGCACCGAGCGGCCCTTCGTCGGCGAGTACACCGACACCAAGACGGTGGGCGTGTACAGCTGCCGGGCCTGCGGTTACGAGCTGTTCAGCAGCGAGACCAAGTTCGACAGCCACTGCGGCTGGCCGTCGTACTACGCGCCGCTGGCCGAGGACCGGGTCGAGTACATCGAGGACACCACGCTCGGCATGCGCCGGGTCGAGGTCCGCTGCGCGCGCTGCGGCGGGCACCTCGGGCACGTCTTCGAGGGCGAGGGCTACGGCACGCCGACGGACCAGCGGTACTGCATCAACAGCATCTCGCTGACCCTCAAGCCCGCGGAGTAG
- the murC gene encoding UDP-N-acetylmuramate--L-alanine ligase: MNDAAHDLHAPHFIGIGGAGMSGLAKILAVRGAKVSGSDAKESETVLALRALGADVYVGHAAENVPAGTSSIVVSSAIRADNPELVAARERGIPVVHRSDALAALMGGRRALAVAGTHGKTTTTSMLAVSLAELGLDPSYAIGGDLDVPGSNAHHGVGDIFVAEADESDRSFHKYAPEVAIVLNVELDHHANYASMDEIYESFETFVGRIVPGGTLVVSADHAGARELTARVTGREGLNVVTVGAAEDADVRVLSVVARGMTSEVTVLLDGAELAFTVSVPGRHYAHNAVAALAAGVALGIPAADLAKAIGSYTGVRRRLQLKGEAAGVQVIDSYAHHPTEMAADLEAIREAADGRVLVVFQPHLFSRTQQLAEEMGQALAMADASVVLDIYPAREDPIPGVTSELIIDAALRAGADVRAEHVFAAAPALLAGLAKPGDLVLTMGAGDVTNLGPEILTQLASVATKA; encoded by the coding sequence TTGAACGACGCCGCCCACGACCTGCACGCCCCGCACTTCATCGGCATCGGCGGGGCGGGCATGTCCGGCCTGGCGAAGATCCTCGCGGTCCGCGGAGCCAAGGTCTCCGGCAGCGACGCCAAGGAGTCCGAGACCGTCCTCGCCCTGCGGGCGCTGGGCGCGGACGTGTACGTCGGGCACGCCGCCGAGAACGTCCCGGCCGGGACCAGCAGCATCGTCGTCTCCAGCGCGATCCGCGCCGACAACCCCGAGCTGGTCGCCGCCCGTGAGCGCGGCATCCCGGTGGTGCACCGTTCCGACGCGCTGGCCGCGCTGATGGGCGGCCGCCGGGCGCTGGCCGTGGCCGGTACGCACGGCAAGACCACCACCACCAGCATGCTCGCCGTCAGCCTCGCCGAGCTGGGCCTCGACCCCTCGTACGCGATCGGCGGCGACCTGGACGTGCCGGGCTCCAACGCCCACCACGGCGTCGGCGACATCTTCGTGGCCGAGGCTGACGAGAGCGACCGCAGCTTCCACAAGTACGCCCCCGAGGTCGCGATCGTCCTCAACGTGGAGCTGGACCACCACGCCAACTACGCCTCGATGGACGAGATCTACGAGTCCTTCGAGACCTTCGTCGGCCGGATCGTCCCCGGCGGCACCCTGGTGGTCTCCGCCGACCACGCCGGCGCCCGCGAGCTGACGGCCCGGGTGACCGGCCGGGAGGGCCTGAACGTGGTCACCGTCGGCGCCGCCGAGGACGCGGACGTCCGGGTGCTGTCGGTGGTCGCGCGCGGGATGACCAGCGAGGTCACCGTCCTGCTGGACGGCGCCGAGCTGGCCTTCACGGTCTCCGTCCCCGGCCGTCACTACGCCCACAACGCCGTCGCCGCGCTGGCGGCGGGTGTGGCGCTGGGCATCCCGGCCGCCGACCTGGCCAAGGCCATCGGCAGCTACACCGGTGTGCGCCGCCGTCTGCAGCTCAAGGGCGAGGCCGCGGGCGTCCAGGTGATCGACTCCTACGCCCACCACCCGACCGAGATGGCCGCCGACCTGGAGGCGATCCGCGAGGCGGCCGACGGGCGGGTGCTGGTGGTCTTCCAGCCGCACCTGTTCAGCCGGACCCAGCAGCTCGCCGAGGAGATGGGGCAGGCCCTCGCCATGGCCGACGCCTCGGTGGTGCTCGACATCTACCCGGCGCGCGAGGACCCGATCCCCGGCGTCACCAGCGAGCTGATCATCGACGCGGCGCTCCGGGCCGGCGCCGACGTCCGGGCCGAGCACGTCTTCGCGGCCGCCCCCGCGCTGCTGGCAGGCCTGGCGAAGCCCGGCGACCTGGTGCTGACCATGGGCGCCGGGGACGTCACCAACCTGGGCCCGGAAATCCTGACCCAGCTCGCGAGCGTTGCAACCAAGGCCTGA
- a CDS encoding indole-3-glycerol phosphate synthase, with protein MFKTVLMIEKALSDADVELVTTLHGDEKVSFVVLMQPRGKQDELLRALDDVALGHLDKVVHEHDETEHAPTLASESLEHSLRHLRAKGAEATGEVVEESPLDRLREVVEETSADEVLVLTSPHFVEEFFHRDWASQARHKVGVPVLKLFASDS; from the coding sequence GTGTTCAAGACCGTACTGATGATCGAAAAGGCGCTCTCCGACGCCGATGTGGAGCTGGTCACCACGCTCCACGGCGACGAGAAGGTCTCCTTCGTCGTCCTGATGCAACCGCGCGGCAAGCAGGACGAACTGCTCCGCGCACTCGACGACGTGGCCCTGGGCCATCTCGACAAGGTGGTTCACGAGCACGACGAGACCGAGCACGCGCCCACGCTGGCGAGCGAGTCGCTGGAGCACAGCCTGCGCCACCTGCGTGCCAAAGGTGCCGAGGCGACCGGTGAGGTGGTCGAGGAGAGCCCGCTGGACAGACTGCGTGAGGTGGTCGAGGAGACCAGTGCCGACGAGGTACTGGTCCTGACCTCGCCGCACTTCGTCGAGGAGTTCTTCCACCGCGACTGGGCCTCCCAGGCCAGACACAAGGTGGGCGTCCCGGTGCTCAAGCTCTTCGCCAGCGACTCCTGA
- a CDS encoding pyrimidine reductase family protein translates to MQQLISPFGTPQDDVESLEALAAVYAYPEQVEHGRGWLRANMVSGLDGAARLAGLSEGLSGDADKRIFGVLRALADVVLVGAETVRAEGYRPARARADFAAARAAAGQAPAPAIAIVSRSLTLDLAAPLFTEPLVRTVVITTEDSPAEARKAVAELADVVVAGEGSVDLPAAVAALADRGWTRQLTEGGPRLLAQLAADGLLDELCLSLAPLLSGGDAPRILQGPQMPAAQRMRLVSLIEQKGFLFTRYLRQAGSAPDSP, encoded by the coding sequence ATGCAGCAGCTGATCAGCCCGTTCGGCACACCTCAGGACGACGTCGAGTCGCTGGAGGCGCTCGCCGCCGTGTACGCGTACCCCGAGCAGGTGGAGCACGGCCGTGGCTGGCTCCGGGCCAACATGGTGTCGGGGCTGGACGGGGCGGCCCGGTTGGCGGGGCTGTCCGAGGGACTGTCCGGGGACGCCGACAAGCGGATCTTCGGTGTCCTGCGGGCGCTCGCGGACGTGGTGCTGGTGGGTGCGGAGACGGTACGGGCCGAGGGGTACCGGCCGGCTCGGGCGCGGGCGGATTTCGCGGCGGCCCGGGCCGCGGCCGGGCAGGCGCCGGCTCCGGCCATCGCGATCGTCAGCCGCAGTCTCACCCTCGACCTGGCGGCACCGCTGTTCACCGAACCGCTGGTGCGGACGGTGGTGATCACGACCGAGGACTCCCCCGCCGAGGCCCGCAAGGCGGTGGCCGAGCTGGCCGACGTGGTCGTGGCGGGCGAGGGGTCGGTGGACCTGCCGGCGGCGGTCGCCGCGCTCGCCGACCGGGGCTGGACCCGGCAGCTCACCGAGGGCGGTCCGCGGCTGCTCGCGCAGCTGGCGGCGGACGGCCTGCTGGACGAGCTGTGCCTGTCGCTGGCGCCGCTGCTCAGCGGGGGCGACGCGCCGCGGATCCTCCAGGGGCCGCAGATGCCCGCGGCGCAGCGGATGCGGCTGGTGTCACTGATCGAGCAGAAAGGATTCCTCTTCACTCGTTACCTGCGTCAGGCCGGTTCCGCGCCCGATTCCCCGTGA
- the zapE gene encoding cell division protein ZapE, giving the protein MRSSLPRPVPSTNVPAASRPEAITATPLALTDRRPVVPAERLVAEMVPPPRFSGVSFGTYLPDSSQPSQYEAVQVLEEFAAALNNGSGGAPKRSWFRRSAPAPSGPAGVYLDGGYGVGKTHLLASLWHATPGPKAFGTFVELTNLVGALGFQQAVQTLSGHKLLCIDEFELDDPGDTVLVSTLLGRLVDNGVKLCATSNTLPEKLGEGRFAAADFLREIQGLSAHFRPLRIDGQDYRHRGLPEAPPPYSDESVEAAAARIPGASLDDFGTLLGHLSAVHPSRYGAMLDDVHAVCLSGVRQVEDQSTALRLVVLADRMYDRELPVVASGVPFDQVFSEEMLRGGYRKKYLRAVSRLVALARDSSKLT; this is encoded by the coding sequence ATGAGATCGAGTCTTCCACGGCCGGTACCCTCTACTAACGTGCCCGCTGCCTCCCGCCCCGAAGCCATAACCGCGACCCCGCTCGCGCTCACCGACCGCCGTCCGGTGGTGCCCGCCGAGCGGCTGGTCGCCGAGATGGTCCCGCCGCCGCGTTTCTCCGGCGTCAGCTTCGGCACCTACCTGCCGGACAGCTCCCAGCCCAGCCAGTACGAGGCCGTGCAGGTGCTGGAGGAGTTCGCCGCGGCGCTGAACAACGGCAGCGGCGGGGCGCCCAAGCGCAGCTGGTTCCGCCGCTCGGCCCCGGCGCCCAGCGGCCCGGCCGGGGTCTACCTGGACGGCGGGTACGGCGTCGGCAAGACCCACCTGCTCGCCTCGCTCTGGCACGCCACCCCGGGCCCCAAGGCCTTCGGCACCTTCGTCGAGCTGACCAACCTGGTCGGCGCGCTCGGCTTCCAGCAGGCCGTGCAGACCCTCTCCGGTCACAAGCTGCTCTGCATCGACGAGTTCGAGCTGGACGACCCGGGCGACACCGTCCTGGTCTCCACCCTGCTCGGCCGCCTGGTCGACAACGGGGTCAAGCTCTGCGCCACCTCCAACACCCTGCCCGAGAAGCTCGGCGAGGGCCGGTTCGCCGCCGCCGACTTCCTGCGCGAGATCCAGGGCCTCTCCGCGCACTTCCGGCCGCTGCGGATCGACGGTCAGGACTACCGGCACCGCGGCCTGCCCGAGGCGCCGCCGCCGTACTCCGACGAGTCGGTCGAGGCCGCCGCCGCCCGGATCCCCGGGGCCTCCCTCGACGACTTCGGCACCCTGCTCGGGCACCTCTCCGCCGTCCACCCGAGCCGGTACGGCGCCATGCTGGACGACGTCCACGCGGTCTGCCTCAGCGGCGTCCGGCAGGTCGAGGACCAGTCCACCGCGCTGCGGCTGGTGGTCCTCGCGGACCGGATGTACGACCGCGAGCTGCCGGTCGTCGCCTCCGGTGTCCCGTTCGACCAGGTCTTCTCCGAGGAGATGCTGCGCGGCGGCTACCGCAAGAAGTACCTCCGGGCGGTCTCCCGCCTCGTCGCGCTGGCGCGCGACAGCTCGAAGCTGACCTGA
- the uvrB gene encoding excinuclease ABC subunit UvrB has translation MRPITSIERTVAPFEVVSPYQPNGDQPAAIAELERRIRAGEKDVVLLGATGTGKSATTAWMIEKLQRPTLVMAPNKTLAAQLANEFRELLPNNAVEYFVSYYDYYQPEAYVPQTDTYIEKDSSINEEVERLRHSATNSLLTRRDVIVVASVSCIYGLGTPQEYVDRMVPLKVGEEIDRDKLLRRFVDIQYTRNDVAFSRGTFRVRGDTIEIFPVYEELAVRIEMFGDEIEALYTLHPLTGEIISQDESIYVFPASHYVAGPERMERAINDIEKELGERLATLEKQGKLLEAQRLRMRTTYDIEMLRQIGTCSGIENYSMHFDGRAPGTAPNTLIDYFPEDFLLVIDESHVTVPQIGAMYEGDASRKRTLVEHGFRLPSAMDNRPLKWEEFLERIGQTVYLSATPGKYELSRGDGTVQQIIRPTGLIDPEVIVKPTEGQIDDLVHEVRTRVEKDERVLVTTLTKKMAEDLTDYMLGLDIRVRYLHSDVDTLRRVELLRELRAGKFDVLVGINLLREGLDLPEVSLVAILDADKEGFLRSGTSLIQTIGRAARNVSGQVHMYADRITPSMELAIEETNRRREVQQAYNLANGIDPQPLRKKIGDILDTLAREDLDTEELLATGYRGSGKGKTAVPALGAGRKPAKSLPAAELADLIQQLTDRMHAAATELQFELAARLRDEIGELKKELRQMREAGMA, from the coding sequence GTGCGACCCATCACGAGTATCGAGCGGACAGTGGCGCCCTTCGAGGTCGTCAGCCCCTACCAGCCCAACGGCGACCAGCCGGCGGCCATCGCCGAGCTGGAGCGCCGCATCCGCGCGGGCGAGAAGGACGTCGTCCTGCTCGGCGCCACCGGCACCGGCAAGTCGGCCACGACCGCGTGGATGATCGAGAAGCTCCAGCGCCCCACCCTGGTGATGGCGCCGAACAAGACCCTGGCCGCCCAGCTGGCCAACGAGTTCCGCGAGCTGCTCCCCAACAACGCGGTCGAGTACTTCGTCTCGTACTACGACTACTACCAGCCCGAGGCGTACGTCCCGCAGACGGACACCTACATCGAGAAGGACTCCTCGATCAACGAGGAGGTCGAGCGGCTCCGCCACTCGGCGACCAACTCCCTCCTCACCCGCCGCGACGTGATCGTGGTCGCCTCCGTCTCCTGCATCTACGGACTCGGTACGCCGCAGGAGTACGTGGACCGGATGGTCCCGCTCAAGGTCGGCGAGGAGATCGACCGGGACAAGCTGCTGCGCCGCTTCGTCGACATCCAGTACACCCGTAACGACGTCGCCTTCAGCCGCGGCACCTTCCGGGTCCGCGGCGACACCATCGAGATCTTCCCGGTCTACGAGGAGCTCGCCGTCCGGATCGAGATGTTCGGCGACGAGATCGAGGCGCTCTACACCCTGCACCCGCTCACCGGCGAGATCATCAGCCAGGACGAGTCCATCTACGTCTTCCCCGCCTCCCACTACGTGGCCGGCCCGGAGCGGATGGAGCGGGCGATCAACGACATCGAGAAGGAGCTGGGGGAGCGCCTCGCCACCCTGGAGAAGCAGGGCAAGCTGCTCGAGGCCCAGCGGCTGCGGATGCGCACCACGTACGACATCGAGATGCTCCGCCAGATCGGGACGTGCTCCGGTATCGAGAACTACTCGATGCACTTCGACGGCCGTGCGCCCGGCACCGCCCCCAACACGCTGATCGACTACTTCCCGGAGGACTTCCTCCTGGTCATCGACGAGTCCCATGTCACGGTCCCGCAGATCGGCGCGATGTACGAGGGCGACGCCTCCCGTAAGCGCACCCTGGTGGAGCACGGCTTCCGACTGCCCTCCGCGATGGACAACCGCCCGCTGAAGTGGGAGGAGTTCCTGGAGCGGATCGGTCAGACGGTCTACCTCTCGGCCACACCCGGCAAGTACGAGCTCTCGCGCGGCGACGGCACCGTCCAGCAGATCATCCGCCCGACCGGTCTGATCGACCCCGAGGTGATCGTCAAGCCGACGGAGGGTCAGATCGACGACCTGGTGCACGAGGTGCGCACGCGGGTCGAGAAGGACGAGCGGGTCCTGGTCACCACCCTCACCAAGAAGATGGCGGAGGACCTGACCGACTACATGCTCGGCCTCGACATCCGGGTCCGGTACCTGCACAGCGACGTCGACACCCTGCGCCGGGTCGAGCTGCTGCGCGAGCTGCGCGCGGGCAAGTTCGACGTGCTGGTCGGCATCAACCTGCTCCGTGAGGGTCTCGACCTGCCCGAGGTCTCGCTGGTGGCGATCCTGGACGCCGACAAGGAGGGCTTCCTGCGCTCCGGCACCTCGCTGATCCAGACCATCGGCCGCGCCGCCCGTAACGTCTCCGGCCAGGTGCACATGTACGCCGACCGGATCACGCCGTCGATGGAGCTGGCCATCGAGGAGACCAACCGCCGCCGCGAGGTCCAGCAGGCCTACAACCTGGCCAACGGCATCGACCCCCAGCCGCTGCGCAAGAAGATCGGCGACATCCTGGACACCCTGGCCCGGGAGGACCTCGACACCGAGGAGCTGCTCGCCACCGGGTACCGGGGCAGTGGCAAGGGCAAGACGGCGGTGCCGGCGCTCGGTGCGGGCCGCAAGCCGGCCAAGAGCCTCCCGGCCGCCGAGCTGGCCGACCTGATCCAGCAGCTGACGGACCGGATGCACGCCGCCGCGACCGAGCTGCAGTTCGAGCTGGCGGCCCGGCTGCGTGACGAGATCGGCGAGCTGAAGAAGGAGCTGCGGCAGATGCGTGAGGCCGGAATGGCCTGA
- a CDS encoding TerD family protein: protein MSVNLAKGQQVSLQKSSGEALTVVRMGLGWKAAPKRGLFGTRTRQIDLDASALLYAEKTPSDVVFFQHLVSNDGSVRHTGDNLVGGAGAGDDDESIIVDLAHVPAQITQVIFTVSSYTGQTFAEVQNAHCRLVDETTGQELARYELAGGGPHTGQIMAKVFRDGAGGWGMQAIGSPAKARTFQDMLPAIEPFL from the coding sequence GTGTCGGTGAATCTGGCCAAGGGCCAACAGGTAAGTCTGCAGAAGAGCTCGGGCGAGGCGCTGACGGTCGTCCGGATGGGCCTCGGCTGGAAGGCGGCGCCCAAGCGCGGCCTGTTCGGCACCCGGACCAGGCAGATCGACCTGGACGCATCGGCCCTGCTGTACGCCGAGAAGACCCCCTCCGACGTGGTCTTCTTCCAGCACCTGGTGAGCAACGACGGCTCGGTGCGGCACACCGGGGACAACCTGGTCGGTGGCGCGGGCGCCGGCGACGACGACGAGTCGATCATCGTGGACCTCGCCCACGTCCCGGCACAGATCACCCAGGTCATCTTCACGGTGAGCTCCTACACCGGGCAGACCTTCGCCGAGGTGCAGAACGCGCACTGCCGCCTGGTCGACGAGACCACCGGCCAGGAGCTGGCCCGCTACGAGCTGGCCGGCGGCGGGCCGCACACGGGGCAGATCATGGCAAAGGTCTTCCGCGACGGCGCGGGCGGCTGGGGCATGCAGGCGATCGGCTCACCGGCCAAGGCGCGGACCTTCCAGGACATGCTGCCCGCGATCGAGCCCTTCCTCTAG
- a CDS encoding TerC family protein, which produces MDVSVSLWVGTIGVLVGLIVADFFIGGRKPHEVSIKEAGIWTAVWVALAAIFGGFLWWHSGSQPSGEFFAGYITEKSLSVDNLFVFILIMGKFAVPRIYQQRVLMVGVIIALVLRAVFIAGGAALVTTFSWVFYIFGAFLVWTAWKLVKDARAEEEEEEFEENRLLKSIERRFPSTDKYHGTKLFIRENGRRLMTPMLIVMLAIGTTDVLFALDSIPAIFGLTQDPYIVFTANAFALMGLRQLYFLIGGLLKKLVHLSYGLSVILGFIGVKLVLHALHESGVHVPEIGIPFSLGFIVVVLAVTTVTSLLASRKQEHAAEEPEKIDA; this is translated from the coding sequence GTGGACGTTTCCGTAAGCCTTTGGGTCGGCACGATCGGGGTTCTGGTAGGCCTGATCGTGGCCGATTTCTTCATCGGCGGCCGAAAGCCGCACGAGGTCTCGATCAAGGAAGCCGGCATCTGGACGGCCGTGTGGGTCGCCCTTGCCGCGATCTTCGGCGGCTTCCTCTGGTGGCACTCCGGCTCGCAGCCGTCGGGTGAGTTCTTCGCCGGGTACATCACCGAGAAGTCGCTGAGCGTCGACAACCTCTTCGTCTTCATCCTGATCATGGGCAAGTTCGCGGTGCCGCGGATCTACCAGCAGCGCGTGCTGATGGTCGGTGTGATCATCGCGCTGGTGCTGCGCGCGGTCTTCATCGCCGGTGGTGCCGCCCTGGTGACGACGTTCTCCTGGGTCTTCTACATCTTCGGTGCGTTCCTGGTCTGGACGGCCTGGAAGCTCGTCAAGGACGCCCGCGCCGAGGAAGAGGAGGAGGAGTTCGAGGAGAACCGCCTGCTCAAGAGCATCGAGCGGCGCTTCCCGTCGACCGACAAGTACCACGGCACCAAGCTCTTCATCCGTGAGAACGGCCGGCGGCTGATGACGCCGATGCTGATCGTCATGCTGGCGATCGGCACCACCGACGTGCTGTTCGCGCTGGACTCGATCCCCGCGATCTTCGGCCTCACCCAGGATCCGTACATCGTCTTCACCGCCAACGCCTTCGCGCTGATGGGCCTGCGGCAGCTGTACTTCCTCATCGGCGGCCTGCTGAAGAAGCTGGTCCACCTCTCGTACGGGCTGTCGGTGATCCTCGGCTTCATCGGTGTGAAGCTGGTGCTGCACGCGCTGCACGAAAGCGGCGTGCACGTGCCGGAGATCGGCATCCCGTTCTCGCTGGGCTTCATCGTGGTCGTGCTGGCCGTCACCACGGTCACCAGCCTGCTCGCCTCGCGCAAGCAGGAGCACGCCGCCGAGGAGCCGGAGAAGATCGACGCCTGA
- a CDS encoding MBL fold metallo-hydrolase, which produces MTYHGAVKVGGPPDVRELAHLIITKVAVGPYDNNAYLLRCRASDQQLLIDAAAEAPVLLETVGEQLAMVVTTHRHHDHWAALAEVVAATGARTAAGRIDAEGIDVPTDLLLDDGDVLRVGQVELTVRHLVGHTPGAIVLIYDDPQGHPHVFTGDCLFPGGVGNTWKDPKAFASLFRDVREKIFDALPDEAWVYPGHGNDTTLGAERPHLEEWRERGW; this is translated from the coding sequence ATGACGTACCACGGAGCGGTGAAGGTCGGCGGCCCGCCGGACGTGCGGGAGCTCGCCCACCTGATCATCACCAAGGTCGCGGTCGGCCCGTACGACAACAACGCGTACCTGCTGCGCTGCCGCGCCTCCGACCAGCAGTTGCTGATCGACGCGGCCGCCGAGGCACCCGTACTGCTGGAGACGGTCGGCGAACAGCTGGCGATGGTGGTCACCACCCACCGGCACCACGACCACTGGGCAGCGCTGGCCGAGGTGGTGGCCGCCACCGGAGCCCGCACGGCGGCCGGGCGGATCGACGCCGAGGGCATCGATGTCCCCACCGACCTGCTGCTGGACGACGGCGACGTGCTCCGGGTCGGCCAGGTGGAGCTGACGGTGCGCCACCTGGTGGGCCACACCCCCGGGGCGATCGTGCTGATCTACGACGACCCGCAGGGCCACCCGCACGTCTTCACGGGCGACTGCCTCTTCCCGGGCGGGGTCGGCAACACCTGGAAGGACCCGAAGGCCTTCGCCAGCCTCTTCCGGGACGTCAGGGAGAAGATCTTCGACGCACTGCCCGACGAGGCCTGGGTCTACCCCGGTCACGGCAACGACACCACCCTGGGCGCCGAGCGCCCCCACCTGGAGGAGTGGCGCGAACGCGGCTGGTGA